From a region of the Streptomyces caniferus genome:
- a CDS encoding bifunctional glycosyltransferase family 2/GtrA family protein: MTTTQPPRTPLGSLPPREHLRLGQITTVLDVVIPVYNEERDLEPCVRRLHEHLARTFPYGFRITIADNASTDRTPEVAALLDDAIDEVTAVRLEQKGRGRALRTVWSLSEAPVLAYMDVDLSTDLNALLPLVAPLISGHSDLAIGSRLSRSARVVRGPKREFISRTYNLILRGSLAARFSDAQCGFKAIRGDVAARLLPMIEDSGWFFDTEMLVLAERAGLRIHEVPVDWVDDPESTVQLVRTAADDLKGVWRVGRALATGALPLDRLARPFGDDPRDRELSGVPGGLARQLVGFCVVGGLSTLLYLALYSVFRLGVGPQPANAMALLVSALANTAANRRLTFGVRGRDRAVRHQAQGLVVFAIGLALTSGSLAALDASGGGASHGTELAVLVAANLAATVLRFLLFRAWVFPDRERRDDAEEPRPHPTHDHHDLTRSAR; this comes from the coding sequence GCGCGACCTCGAGCCCTGCGTGCGACGGCTGCACGAGCACCTCGCCCGCACCTTCCCGTACGGCTTCCGCATCACCATCGCCGACAACGCGAGCACGGACCGTACGCCGGAGGTCGCCGCCCTGCTCGACGACGCGATCGACGAGGTGACGGCGGTACGGCTGGAGCAGAAGGGGCGCGGGCGGGCGCTGCGCACCGTGTGGTCGCTCTCCGAGGCGCCGGTGCTGGCCTACATGGACGTCGATCTGTCCACCGACCTCAACGCGCTGCTGCCGCTGGTCGCACCGCTGATCTCCGGGCATTCGGATCTGGCGATCGGCTCCCGGCTCAGCCGTAGTGCGCGGGTGGTGCGCGGCCCGAAGCGGGAGTTCATCTCGCGGACGTACAACCTCATCCTGCGCGGCTCGCTCGCCGCCCGCTTCTCCGATGCGCAGTGCGGGTTCAAGGCCATCCGCGGCGATGTCGCCGCGCGGCTGCTGCCGATGATCGAGGACTCCGGCTGGTTCTTCGACACCGAGATGCTGGTGCTCGCGGAGCGGGCCGGGCTGCGCATCCACGAGGTGCCGGTGGACTGGGTCGACGACCCCGAGAGCACCGTGCAGCTCGTACGGACGGCCGCCGACGACCTCAAGGGGGTCTGGCGGGTGGGGCGGGCGCTGGCGACCGGCGCGCTGCCGCTGGACCGGCTCGCCCGGCCGTTCGGGGACGATCCGCGGGACCGTGAGCTGTCCGGGGTGCCCGGCGGCCTGGCCCGTCAGCTCGTGGGCTTCTGTGTCGTCGGCGGGCTCAGCACCCTGCTCTACCTCGCGCTGTACTCCGTCTTCCGGCTGGGGGTGGGTCCCCAGCCTGCCAATGCCATGGCGTTGCTGGTGTCGGCGCTGGCCAATACGGCGGCCAACCGGCGGCTGACCTTCGGGGTGCGGGGCCGGGACCGGGCGGTCCGCCACCAGGCCCAGGGGCTGGTGGTCTTCGCCATCGGGCTGGCGCTGACCAGCGGCTCCCTGGCCGCCCTCGACGCGTCCGGCGGCGGCGCCTCGCACGGCACCGAACTCGCGGTGCTGGTGGCCGCCAACCTCGCGGCGACGGTCCTGCGCTTCCTGCTCTTCCGCGCCTGGGTCTTCCCGGACCGCGAGCGGCGCGACGACGCCGAGGAACCGCGGCCGCACCCCACGCACGATCACCACGACCTGACCAGGAGCGCTCGATGA